The Epinephelus lanceolatus isolate andai-2023 chromosome 8, ASM4190304v1, whole genome shotgun sequence genome includes a window with the following:
- the tsr2 gene encoding pre-rRNA-processing protein TSR2 homolog, whose amino-acid sequence MAASAASRELFKEGVRAVLHTWPVLQIAVDNGFGGVYGQQKADWMVDVVQQFFHDNADLQRCEVEDFIAELMDQEFDTVVDDGSLPQLCDSLMQVFSQWQQGALQQLKHTIDTFTQKKSQRAKVTAAPTQCDDDSDDETQVMECESSEQSSVSRKDPPPPPPPGEEEDGWTMVRKKK is encoded by the exons ATGGCGGCCTCCGCAGCTTCACGTGAGCTCTTTAAAGAGGGAGTAAGAGCGGTTCTTCACACCTGGCCGGTTCTACAG ATCGCGGTGGACAACGGGTTTGGAGGCGTGTACGGGCAGCAGAAAGCTGATTGGATGGTGGATGTAGTCCAGCAGTTTTTCCACGACAATG ctGACCTGCAGCGGTGTGAGGTCGAGGACTTCATCGCTGAACTGATGGATCAGGAGTTTGACACAGTGGTGGATGATGGGAGTTTAcctcag CTGTGTGACAGTCTGATGCAGGTGTTCAGTCAGTGGCAGCAGGGGGCGCTGCAGCAGCTCAAACACACCATCGACACTTTCACACAGAAGAAGAGTCAGAGGGCAAAGGTCACCGCTGCGCCCACACAGTGTGATGACGACAGCGATGATGAAACACAG GTGATGGAGTGTGAATCCTCCGAGCAGTCGTCAGTCAGCAGGAaagatcctcctcctcctcctcctcctggtgAAGAAGAGGACGGGTGGACGATGGTGCGTAAGAAGAAGTGA